The genomic window taattatatatatatttttttatcttgtatattattactaaacatatttttatttttattttttttattctaaaagagtagtatttatatagtttttaatggAGAGGctcttttatgatttattttgtatgcaAAAGTTTATCATATTCTAATCTTATCGCATATTTTAAGTCTTGgttatgatatattttgtaaacatgaatcTCATTAtaacatttttcaaaatttattttttaaaatcacaattaaaaatattttaaacttattttaacCGCCAAAGCTATCGCAAGGGTTGGTGTGGCTTGTGCTGTTGAGACTCCCGAGTTTCGAAGCTTGAAAGGATTAATAGGCTATGTACTTCTTTTGTTTCAAAAGAGATTTTGGATATCCCGGCTCTTGCATGACGAAGAACATAGCAAAATGTGATACTTTCGTTCGGCCAAACACACTAAGGCCTGCTTTTCTGTTGGTTAGGTTCGTGCCCGCTCTCCATTGTTCAAATTTTGTCATCGTTGATGGAGTGATGCAAAATCTTTAGTTTCAAGATTTGCACCCTTTTATATGTAAAAGCGAAATGTTTGTGTGTACCGTGGTCCCTCTAGGCTCTGTAGGTTCGAATGAATTATTCAGAACTGCAACACGCCATCAACAGAATGGACCTTAGCATCAAGTTTTTGAGAAAGCCGACCTTGGCAATGCCAGTGTAATTTGCGAATAAAATGATTTCACTAGTGTCCCAGCTGCACGCAAAATATAATATGGTCTGAGGCATGGTTTTTGGCAACCTTGGTCTGAGCTCTGGCGACCAAGGCAGCGCTCGTATAGAAATGTACAAGGCGCTGATAGGCGTTCTGACATGggtatacttttaaattttcccAGGACTTTTAACCAGGTCATAATTAGAATGATGGTCCTCCCTGACCGTGGAAGTCAAGAATGGAATCCCTGAGAAATACAAGTCATGTGATTGCAGGGGGGCTTGCTGAGCCAAGATCAGCTGCCCAATCAGGGTTTACATAATACCTACCGTTAGGCAATAGCTGGTACGATTAGCTAAACCCCCCCTTTGTCAATGCTTCAAATCTGGGGGTAGCAGATATGATTAAGATAGTTCAACTATTCGATCAAATGCCCAAAAAGACTTGGGTAGCTTGGAACCCTGTAATGCAAACCTGCCTTCAGATTTGAAAATGCACATCTCTGATATGCTCCTCAATCACAAATGCCTACTGGAGAAAAGGTGGCATCCATGAACGCGCTGCCTGCGCCCCCCCACCCCCCAAAAAGAGCTCCCGCATCAATGCCCAAGAGGACGGTGGTATCATGGGCATCGCATCGGTTATTCGTTTGCTTATAAATGGTCATGTGGAGTGCTGTAACTTGGATGCAGAGAGGGGGCACATGCATAAGGTCGGATGGGATGTATTTGAAAAGCTTAATATTACATGTAATGTTAAAACGCATTTTCACTACTCTAACTGTCATTTGCTAAAAACGCTGGTTTCTAGCCTGATGTTTTAGTCTTCGGCAGGGCATGCGTGAAAGAGGTTGATTTGGAAGCATTGATGTATCACattcaaagatattttataagGTTAAGCTACAGTTTTTCCAGTCATTGTTTCAGGTTTTCCTGCCTGCTCTAGTCTTTTGTCTACCAAAAAAGCCAAAGTCTTGCAGCTGTTATAAGAAAATGGTTTTGATTCTCTTGAATCACATGTGGTGTCTTGTTTATATTGTGGAGAACATGTGTCATTTAATCTAGAGTTAACTCGCTTTAATTGGATTGAATTGCAACATTCCTGAGCTTATTGTGTAGCAGAAACCTTCCTTTTCTACTTCTCTCTGCAGAAGAGCTCAGAGGAACGTTATTTCCTGGATATTGTATGTTTGAAGTGCCTTCACTTAAAGATTACAGGGAAGATAACCTGTTTACGAACAGAGATTGTACAAGGCAAGTTCCTTCTATAGTTGAATTATCCAAAGACAGCTTATTTGAAGAGGAGTAGAATCAATTAACATTCTAAAGTtgattattttgatcttttaattatttcactACATATATTGCTCACGTCATTCTGTGCAACGGGGAAGAAGAAGTCACAGTGGACATCAAGAAGTTGAGAGGTAGTAACAGAGACAAGAGTATCTCTTCCAAGGTTCCTTGACAAATGCTCTTCATCTTCTCATTTAAGACCCTTACTCCTGGATATGGAGAAATGGCTCTTTAATGTAAGGAGCTTTGATATGAATATTGTGTTGGGgtttctttttatatacatGCGCTCGTATACATATAATATCGATGAATATATGAATGTTGAATTAaacattgattttataaaatagagcTATAATTgctattaaaaattgaaattaaaagaagaagatttatttaaaaaaacaaaaacaaaatagaatccATTTAGATTATATAAAACTTTACTTTAATCCTTAAAGCTtcaatttatctattatttaatCCATGTTGTTTTACCAATTCATATTTCAAgtataaactttattatttttcatgctttAGTCTTTGGATGATTATTGAGGTTCTTTGGatgtttttaagatttaacAACTcgaactctaattttttttttatcactatgCGCtcgtatatatataatatcggTGAATATATGAATgttgaattaaatattaattttgtgaaatagAGCTTTAATTGctgttaaaaattgaaattaaaagaagaagatttatttaaaaaaaaaaaaacaaaatagaatccATTTAGATTacataaaactttaatttaatccctaaaacttcaatttatctattatttgaTCCATGTTGTTTTaccaatttatatttcaattataaactttattatttttcatgctttAGTCTTTGGATGATTATTGAGGTTTTTAGTGTGTTTTTAAGAgtaatcctaatttttttttttttatcactaaagagatataattaaaaactatcacatTAAAAGACTTAAATAGACAacatgttgtttaatttttttttattaaaaaaacctaattgttGCTTTGCTTGCCAGGCCTAAAAGcatccaacttttttttatatattagtttttatatataaatcttaatcaatatccttttttatttttttaaatatgtagttttagttttttttaaatagtaattaatctttataattattatattttaatttcataataattcaaagaaattattataatttattcacAATCATTCCCTCCCtcctatattttatataaacaagTTGCATGTATAACACATTTGTTATGAGCAATGAGAattaatatttaagataaaaagagtatagaataaaaagaataataagtaCATCTATCGTTTGCTTTTATTAGAAAgattagtttttcattttactATGTAATTAGCGtcaacaaattttatttatttatttattggttaataaatatttttaaattattttattgagtataaagatcatctttttattttttatttaaaaaatcttcattGACTCACAAACACATTTATAACACAAAggtcttaaaaattaatttgaaagcgTGGGTCATAGGCCCAGtggcaaaactaaaaaaaaaagaatttttggtGACAACACCAGAGGAGGCTTCCTCCCATGGCCACGTACCTACCTGACACTGActattgtttttcaaagcaGCATCTACAGAGAATGTTTCAGTTCTTGGAATTCTTCGCCGATCGTGTCATGCCGGCTATGAGCAACTATAATTTAACACGAGCTGACTGGGCCAATATCAACAACTCAACCGATTTCTTACCAGAGAGccaataaaagatatttttaaattgatttatatattaattaagatttaatctTCTTcctaaataatattaagaatgcaCCCTTAACATCAtctagtaaattttaaaaaaatgaattcttttAAATACAAATTGAGAAATCAAACCCATTAAGATTGAAGGAAAACAACAAATCTCTTTGACTTTGAACccctttttattatatatttatattattcttcagTTTATAGCCTTTAGTATGGCCTAGTGGAAAACCCGCCAACTTGGGTTATTTCTTACATATCCAAACAAACCAAACCcaacgctctctctctctctctctctctgtgatttctcgaagaaaaatattgtttttgagaGATCCTTGTCTTGAAGTTTCCAAATCTAGAAGATGCATGATAACTAACAAGGAACAATTCAATAACGTTGTCATCCAAACAGAACCTATGCATTAGTTGGTTATTTCCTAGGTAAGTCGTTTCCTTTCTTGCACCTTATTTCCTTGAAGATTCCATGcgttattttctctttattatgTGTcatatcttttaatgtttttcttgttttggattttttttttttggctttgaatggttcttttgtttcttcctctctttGCCTCTTGaacttttaatatattattctgTGGTTTCATGCATATATTTGGCGTGGTTTCAAAGTCCATGGAGATTTCTATGAAATTAAGAACCCTTCCTTGACTGTATCTAAGCCATTTCTGCTTCGAAACATAGCAAAGGGAACGAGCAAACATACTAATCAATCTAAAGTCTATCAAGCCCTTCCAACAACAGCCCTGAAAGATCACATACTCATCTGAGGTAACAATCCtgtttacttttcaatttttttttcaatttcctgTGTTCCGGCCTTTGTTGTTATTCAATATCTATGTAGGATTGTATTGAATTCTCCTTTGACTGTACACAAATGTCTAATATGGGGCAAAGAGAGTTTTGTGCTTAAATTCTCATAATTCTGATAGAAACCAAACAAGACTTGCAGGATATTATTTGTTTGATCATTTCTTTGATTTGGTTAATCATGCTATTCCCAGaactttttagaaaatttaGCTCTTCGTTGTATAGTCtgatcctatttgtttttgtttgctcAGTTTCTGTATTAAAACGTACACATTGAGCATTTGAGTTTCCTATTTGATGATTGACAATGGATTTTGGCTgctcattttttagttttattccttGGATTTCCTCCCTTTTTCAATTTCCCCCTTACTATTTCTTTCCTGTTCTACATCAAATTCTCCTTTCCAATCACCGCGCAATAGTTCAGAATTTGAGTCAAGGTAGTTCATATAATAATCAtgtgtttttgttctttgtcGTGGCTAGAACGGAATCTTTAAGAGTTGAAAAGATGCAACAAGATAAGGGGCAAGTTGAAGGGGAGCTGAGGAATTTAAAGCAGAGGCTGGATGTAGCAGAAAGGGAAAGACATAGAGCACGTGATGAGCTTAAAGAGATGAAGAAGGTGGCCGATGAGTCAAATTCCAGGTTAAAAGAAGCAATGTCTAATGGGAAGGTTGCTGATATATTTGTGGAACTCAATTCAGTAGTGGAATCAttgtcaaaatcaaatcaagagtTGAAGATCAAAGAAATGGCTATCACATCCTTGAAAGCTGAAGTTGGAAAGCTACGAGAGGCGGATAACTCTTTGGAAAAACTGAACAAAGAGTTAAGTAATGTTAAATCAACCGAGGCACGTACATTGGATTTATTATCCCATAGCAAGAAAAGAATTCAAGAACTTGAGGCTGAGGTACAGAAAGGGAACGAAGCAGAAACGAAGTTGCTAGATTCATTTGCCGCCCAAACGAAGCAGCTTGAGCAGACCAAGATACTGCTTGAAGAATCGAAGCTTGAGATTACTTCCCTTCGCAAGCAGGTAGAGGAGTTGGAGAAACATGATGGAGATAAAGTTTCATTGCAAAAAGAATTAGAGAGTCTCAAGTCTGAACTTCACCTGGAAAGACAGAACCGGACTCATGCTCAAGAGGGCGAAAAACATTCGGCATCGAAGACCAAGAGTCTACTCGAGGAGATGGAATTGCTTAAACGTGAACTGAAGCTAGCAAATGAAGCAGAAGAGAACAGCAAGAAGGCAATGGATGGCTTGGCAATGGCGCTAACAGAAGTTGCAACAGAATCCACTCAAACAAGGGAGAAGCTCAAGTTAACCCAGGAAGAGCTGGAGCGCTTCAAAAAGGAGGCAGAAATCTTACAGGAGAACATAAATAGCTTTGAGGACAAGCATAGAACTCTTTTGAatgaagaaaggaaagaagcGGATCGATATAAAAAAACAGCAGAGAGGTTGCAAATAGAAGCTGAAGAGTCGCTTCTGGCATGGAATGCGAAAGAGACAGGCTTTGTCGATTGTATCAAAAGAGCTGAAGAGGAAAAGTCATACGCATGTGAAGAGAACAATAAACTTCTTGAATTGCTAAGAACAGCCGAGAACATGAACAAGATAGCTAAACAAGAGAATCAGAAGGTGCGCGATATACTTAAACAGGCCCTGAATGAAGCTAATGTTGCAAAAGAAGCTGCCGGGATTGCCAGGGATGAAAATTCCCAACTCAAAGACGTCTTAGCTGAAAAAGACAATGCTTTGGTTTTCATTACTCAAGAGAACGAAAACCTTAGGATCAATGAAGCTGCAACTCTCGAGCAAATTAAAGAGTTGAAGCAGTTTCTCTCTGAAGCATCGGAAAGGGAGCTTAAAGTAGAAGATAAGGAAAACCAACTCAAGGAAAAGCCACAGAATGCAGAGGAGAAACAGGACAAAGACGGCAAGAAACTGGGCCGTACATGCAGTTTCAGTTTTAAAGAGCTAATAATTCCAAACAAACACAGGGATGTAGATGAGAACAACAAAACTACAgataaacaaaacaacaatGATGAGGATGAGGACTCTGAAAATCCTGATCTACTTAGGGGATCAATATTTGATAAGCAAGCAGAATCACCAACCGCAGCAGTGCCTCGCAAGAAAAAATTCACAGATGttggaaaagaaacaaaaccggGTGATTATGACCATATAGACGGGGCTCATACCAATGATCCAGAGAGTGAAAGAAACTCTACGAGAAAAAGAGCATATATACGAAGATTTGGTGATATTCTACTGAGGAGAGGAGGATCACACAGAAGGGGACAATCAGTTGGTGGTGAATAACCATTTGTACTTGTTGTCtacatgcatttaattttgtttcagtGGTATACATAGTTTATCTTTTTTCACAAGGCAAAAGTTCACCTGATCAGCTCACaatgtgaatatttttttctcattatccACTTGGATTACATTATtaccagaaaaaaatagagagactTGAGGCTTCGAGGTTCTAATGCCTTATCAAAGGACCAATTTCTGACCTCAACGGTTAGATTAGTCGATCAAACCTAGCGTTTTGAatgctattttatttaatgatgcaAGGCGACGCTTCTACTAATTCTCTTCTAAATATTTCCTT from Populus trichocarpa isolate Nisqually-1 chromosome 5, P.trichocarpa_v4.1, whole genome shotgun sequence includes these protein-coding regions:
- the LOC7455190 gene encoding uncharacterized protein LOC7455190 — translated: MQQDKGQVEGELRNLKQRLDVAERERHRARDELKEMKKVADESNSRLKEAMSNGKVADIFVELNSVVESLSKSNQELKIKEMAITSLKAEVGKLREADNSLEKLNKELSNVKSTEARTLDLLSHSKKRIQELEAEVQKGNEAETKLLDSFAAQTKQLEQTKILLEESKLEITSLRKQVEELEKHDGDKVSLQKELESLKSELHLERQNRTHAQEGEKHSASKTKSLLEEMELLKRELKLANEAEENSKKAMDGLAMALTEVATESTQTREKLKLTQEELERFKKEAEILQENINSFEDKHRTLLNEERKEADRYKKTAERLQIEAEESLLAWNAKETGFVDCIKRAEEEKSYACEENNKLLELLRTAENMNKIAKQENQKVRDILKQALNEANVAKEAAGIARDENSQLKDVLAEKDNALVFITQENENLRINEAATLEQIKELKQFLSEASERELKVEDKENQLKEKPQNAEEKQDKDGKKLGRTCSFSFKELIIPNKHRDVDENNKTTDKQNNNDEDEDSENPDLLRGSIFDKQAESPTAAVPRKKKFTDVGKETKPGDYDHIDGAHTNDPESERNSTRKRAYIRRFGDILLRRGGSHRRGQSVGGE